The genomic stretch TTTCGAAAAAGCGAGACTGTTGTGGCAAGGGCCAGCGGTTGAATTCGCCGCCCGCCACGAGTATGAAGACCGCTTTGCTATCATCGGCCCCTTGGAAGGCAAGCTTTATACCTGCATCTTTACGCTGAGAGCGGGGCGAATTCGCATCATCAGTTGCCGGCGGTCGCGTGAAAAGGAGATTCAGCTTTATGAAAAAAGCCTCTAAGAAGCCCAAGAACGCCGCCGAGTTCGACGCCTATTTCGAGAATCACGATATCGCCGACTTGCTGGACACTAAGACCAAGAGGGTGAACATTGACTTTCCGCCTCCGATCCTTCGCCGTGTCGACCTCAAGGCGCGGGAATTGGGCCTCACTCGGCAAGCCTTGATCAAATACTGGATCGCCGAACGGCTCAATCTGATACCGGAGCGGAAATGACAACTCACTGCGGAAACCCCGTCGGCTCCGGCACCATCGGATAAGGCTCGCTATCCAAGGCCTTCATGTAATTGACCAAGTCGGTTTTCTCCTGCGGCGTCAGGTTCAGCTTCACCACCCGGAAATCCAGCCATTTGTTGGGCTCGCCGCCCTTGTCGTAGAGCTCGACGACCTCTTCCAAAGTTTTGATCGAGCCGTCGTGCATGTAGGGCGCAGTGCGGGTGACGTCGCGGACCGAAGGCGTCTTGAAGGCGCCTTTGTCCTTCTCGTCCTTGGTCACCTCGAAGCGGCCGAAGTCCGGCTTC from bacterium encodes the following:
- a CDS encoding BrnT family toxin, with product MEFEFDAPKSRKNLEKHGIDFEKARLLWQGPAVEFAARHEYEDRFAIIGPLEGKLYTCIFTLRAGRIRIISCRRSREKEIQLYEKSL
- a CDS encoding CopG family transcriptional regulator, whose translation is MKKASKKPKNAAEFDAYFENHDIADLLDTKTKRVNIDFPPPILRRVDLKARELGLTRQALIKYWIAERLNLIPERK